GCCAGTGCAGAAGGCAAAGTGAAGCCGATCCAAGAAGCGATTCCACCAAGCAGTCCGCCGCGCATCATGCCGATGGAAATCCCGACTTGGCTGCTCGCAGGTCCCGGGAGGAACTGGCATAGAGCTACCAGATCGGCATAGCTTTTTTCATCCAGCCATTTTCTCCGTTTCACATACTCTTCGCGAAAATACCCCAAATGGGCGATAGGCCCGCCAAAGGATGTAAGCCCGAGCTTCGTAGATGCTCCGAGAATTTCGAGAATCGCACCTTTTTTCTGCTTTCTTATTGAAGATTTAGATTGCGATGTTCCCTTTGTTTGTTTGGTCATCTCTAATTCTCGACCTCATCTCAAAAGATTATGGAATTTATGTATTGCTCCTGTGAATTATAGAGCAATACTATTCCGTGATTGTTAAGTGGAGTCATCTGTTTTGTAAAAACATTGTTATCATTCTTTGAATTGTTCTTTGAGTTCCTTATACGCGGATTCTAAAAAAGGATGTACAACTTTAAGATTACTTTTATTGTCAAATAAGTATTTGATGTAGGCGTATGAAGCAGCGTCTATGGATTCTTTTAATGAATGTTCAATTCTTTTTATGTATGGAGGAGTACCATCTTGGTCCCACTCGATTTTATCTGCAACAAATAATACCTTGTCGATCTTTGAAGCATTCGATTTTAGCGTTGTGTGGCAGGTAATAGCACTTATAATCTCATCATCATGTACATTAAATATTTCTGTAGCCATTACTCCAGATATTTTTTGATGAATGATCATAGGAAAAATCTCTTCTTCTTTCAATATTTCTAATCCCAAAGCTTTTGCTACATCAATTCGCTCAGAGTTTGGAAAAATTGCACTAACATCATGAAGATATCCAGCCATTTTTGCTTTGTATGGGTCGACGCCATAGATTTTGGCCAGTTGCTCTGCTTTTTCTCCTACTTTTAAACAGTGCTCCGCTGTTTTTGGATGTCCATTTACTATCAGAAAATGATAAAAGTCAGTTTCAACATCTCCGGTCATTGAGATATTCAACATAAATTCATCGAATATTGAATTCATATCTTCGCACCCTCTTTTGTCTCAAAATTAATATAAAAATCCCCCATCCAGCACATGTGAGGGGCAATGAAGTCCTCTGGTGTATTGCTGGATGAGGGAAAAGAGTGGCTATAAAGCCTGTAACATTTCGCTAAAAAGGAGATTTTGTACTATTAACTATTCTCCAAAATTGTGTTCAGCGTCGTACGGTCAAGACCTTTGACGAGCTTGGTCAACAATTCTTTAGCAGCAGCGTAATCATCCGTGTGAATGATGGATGACGAGGTATGGATGTAGCGGGAGCAAATCCCGATGACCGTTGAAGGTACGCCGCTGCCGCTCAGGTGGACTTGACCGGCATCTGTTCCGCCTGGGGAGACGAAATATTGATATTTGATCTTATTCGTATCTGCCGTGTCCTGAATATATTCGACCATGCCACGATGGGTGAGCATCGTTGGATCGTAAATCCGCAGTAAGGCGCCTCCGCCTAGCTGTCCGAACGCTTTCTTGTCTCCGGTCGTGTCGTTGGCCGCACTGGCGTCGAGACCGAAGAAAATGTCAGGCTGGATCATATTGGCGGAAGTCCGTGCTCCGCGCAGACCCAACTCCTCTTGAACTGTAGTACCGCAGTATAATGTGTTCGGCAATTTCTCCTTATGTAGAGCCTCCATTAACTCGATTGCCAAACCTACACCGTAACGGTTATCCCAGGCTTTGGCCATGATTTTCTTCGGATTGACCATCGGTGTAAATTCGCAGATTGGTACGATTTGCTGGCCTGGGCGAACCCCTGCCGCTTCTGCCTGCTCACGACTGTCTGCACCAATATCCAGATACATCGTCTTCAGGTCCACCGGCTTGCTGCGATCCGCTTCACTTAGCAGGTGAGTTGGTGTTGAGCCGACGACACCGATAATTCTGCCCTGCGGCGTAATAATGTGCAGTCGCTGTGCCAATACGGCCTGGCTCCACCAGCCTCCAAGTGGTTGGAAGGAGACCATCCCGTGATCGCTAATTCCCGTAGTCATGAAGCCGACCTCATCTAAATGTCCAGCTACCATCACTTTAGGGCCGTTATCGTCTCCGCGCAGTACCCCAAATATACTACCCAGCCGATCCTGCAGAAATTCTGTGGTATAGGCTGACATCTTCTCTTTTACAAAGGCACGCAGTTCACGTTCAAAGCCCGGTGCCGAAGGAAATTCGGTAAGTTGCTTAAATAACTCCAGCGTTTTAGTATCCATTTCGTATCTCTCCTTGCAGATGATTTAAATGTGAAGTCCGCTTCCTGATTTACTTCATGATCCATCGCGGACTTGTTGAACAACCTCTTTTAGTGCGCGTTTAAAAAGTCCTACTTTCAGCACCGAGAAGGTTGGATGAAGCTAGGGACTGAGGAGCGGAGCGTACGTAGTTTGTACGTGAGCACCGGAAGGCCCGGCTGAATTCAAGATTCGATGTTGATTAAGCTACCCGTGCTACTTCGTGATCAAAGGGGGACTTTTTAAACAACCTCTTTAAGTATGTACCATCTTGTTAGTATTGTCTATTTGCATACGGGATAAGCCCAAGACTAGGCGAATATCGCACATGGGAAGTGTCTGGAGCATATACTGCCAAAAAGTTGATGAAATAATTGGGAGGCTAACGAAGATGGAGCGTTACTCCAAGGACTGGATCGTAATTTTCCTGCTCTTTATTCTACTCGTCATTCTTTTGCTGTATTTGTAGAAGCAGAAGGTCGGTCTAACTTTTTGCACACATATCAGACAAACAGTGTTTCTCAGGAAACTGGGGGACACTGTTTTTTGCTGTTCAGCGGATATGGATGATTTACCAAACATAACAAGTCGCTGTGTGGCAAATAATGAATATGCAGTGTGAGGAGAGGAATCAATTCGCAAGAAGGAGGGACAATAGTGCCAACGAAGACAAAATCAGGCGCCCGATTCAGGTTGAACTCCATCTCGTTGACTGAAGAGGACTATAAGCAAATTGCTGATTCCCATAAGCCGAAGACGAATATCTTCAAGAACTGCTTAAAGGCCTTTCTGGTTGGAGGCTTCATCTGCTTCATCGGTCAGTGCATTCAGCAGCTCTTCATGACCTTTGCCGGGATGTCCGCGAAGCAAGCAAGCAGCCCAACCGTTGCTGTATTGATCATCATATCCGTTATTCTGACATCGCTTGGTGTATACGATAAGATCGCACAATGGGCAGGCGCCGGTTCAGCCGTTCCGGTTACCGGATTTGCCAACTCGATGTGTTCCTCGGCGATTGAATCAAAGGCGGAAGGCCTGGTACTCGGCGTAGGTGCCAATATGTTCAAATTAGCTGGATCCGTCATTGTATTCGGTGTGGTAGCCGCTTTTATTGTAGGGATTGTACATGTGATCTTCGGCATAGGGGGGACACATTAGGATGCTGACTGGTGCACAAACCTGGGAATTCCGCAGCAAACCAACGATCATTGGGGCGGCGACCGTGGTTGGCCCAGAAGAGGGGGACGGGCCGCTCTCTTCAAGTTTTGACTTTATCTACGATAACCTGGAGATTGATGAGAAAACTTGGGAGAAGGCGGAGCGTAAACTGCTCCAACATGCCTCTTCGCTGGCGCTTATGCATGCAGGCATCACTAAGGAGCAACTCCAGTTCTTTATTGGCGGCGATCTGATGAATCAGATTATTAGCGCGACCTTTGCTGCCCGGGATATTGCCGCCCCTTACCTCGGCGTATTCGGCGCCTGCTCAACCTCGATGGAGAGCCTTGCCATTGCGGCCATGATTGTAGATGCCGGGGGCGCCAAATATGCGATGGCCGGGACGGCCAGTCATAATTGCACAGTGGAGAAGCAGTTCCGCTATCCTACGGAATACGGTTCACAGAAGCCGGCAACAGCTCAATATACGATTACAGGCTCTGGCTGCGCCGTAGTCTCCTCATCAGGGACCGGGCCTCGCATCACACATGCGACGATTGGACGCATTCAGGATATGGGGATCAAGGATCCTTTTAATATGGGAGCCGCAATGGCTCCGGCTGCAGCCGATACGATCGTAACTCATTTTCGTGATACAGGGCGAGGCCCGGAGGACTATGATTTAATCGTAACGGGTGATCTGGCCTCAGTGGGACATGCTATCGTTAAGGATGTTCTAAGTAAGGACGGACTATCCATGGATAAGACCGAATTCAATGATTGCGGGCTGATGATCTTCGATCGGGACAGACAGAATTTTGTTATGGCTGGAGGTAGTGGCTGCGGATGCTCTGCGGTCGTTACTTATGGACATATTATGAAGAAAATGAGACAAAGAGAGCTGAATCGTGTGTTGGTCGTTGCGACGGGTGCGCTGTTATCCCCGCTATCCTATCAGCAGGGGGAGAGCATTCCATGTATCGCTCATGCGGTGGCTCTGGAAAGAGAGGCAGGTTCAGCATGATTTTTCTGTGGGCTTTTATCATTGGAGGACTGTTCTGTGTAGTTGGGCAAATCATGTTCGATGTGTTCAAACTTACTCCTGCACATACGATGAGTGCCCTTGTTGTTATCGGGGCGGTAATGGATGCATTCGGACTATATGATCCGCTTGTTAAATTCGCCGGGGCGGGAGCGTCGGTTCCGATCACAAGCTTTGGCAACTCGCTGGTTCACGGCGCACTCTCCGAGCTGCAGCGAGATGGCTGGATTGGCGTCATTACCGGGATTTTCGAGGTCACCAGCGCCGGTATTTCAGCAGCGATCATTTTCTCCTTCCTGGCAGCACTTGTCGTACGTCCAAAAGGATAAGGTAAGCGGGGATACCGGATATTAAAGAGCGAACTCTAAGCCATTCGGCGGGAGATTCGCTCTCTTTCTTTGGCTATGTTAAGTTCTAATGTTGATATTTGACTATGAAAAAACCGCCGGTATAAAAAGGCGGTTTATTGAGCTATCGTTCCCGTTTCAATTGTTTTTGCTTATATGAAATAGAACATGTTTATTTAAAGGACTATCTTTCTCAACCTTCGGGTGATGGAACATTTTAATAAAACTCATGCCGATTTTTATCATTACGTTTTTTGAAGGGGTATTAACATCGGCTGTAAAACTGTAAACATCATTAAAACCTAAATTGTTAAATCCATATTGTAAACAGGCTGCCGCACCTTCTGTTGCATACCCTTTTCCCCAAGCCTCTTTTTTTAGCCTCCATCCTATTTCAATACATGGTGTGAAATCAGATTCGAATGTTGCCCTGTGAAAGCCTATAAACCCTATAAAGTCTTTATTTTCCTTTACTTCGACAGCATAAAACCCAAAACCACATTCCTTTAATTCGGCTATAATTGATTGATAAAATCCATTTGTTTCTTCAGTAGACAAGGTTTTCGGAAAATATTTCATAACTTGTTCATCTGCATTGAGTCGACTAAATGGGACTAAATCATTTTCTTCCCAGTCACGTAATAGTAATCTTGATGTTTCTAAATAGATCATTTTACCCCTCCGAAAAGTTATTTTTGGACGTTTAATATGATCGTGTAGTTCGAACGATACTGCCCGTTAGATTAGCAAGAATAAGCAGAAAGCCGAAGTCGTATCGGTCACAGTAAACAGGCACGATTTGACCAACATATCTTTCTTATTCGATGCGGTATTCTTGTTTTCCTTTCTGTCCAAGTAACGAAACCAAGCCAAGTAATTCTGCAAATACTTTGTTGCAACAACTTCGTAAGCATCCGCTTGGGCCCGGGTGAATTCAAGATTCGATGTCGAATAAGCTCTCAGTGTTACTTCGTGTTAGATATAGAATTTATACGTTATCAGCAGAGCTGATGAAATTCTATATCGCAAGAAAACCTACCTTTGTATCGCGGTCGCTCATCCTTGAACTTACCTCGATCAGGTTTTCTTATCAAAAGCGGATTATTTGAACTACCTCTATGAACTTAAGTATACTTTGCCTAGCGATATCATGTAAAATAGGGAGATACTAGGATGTACGATGATTGGGAGGGGAACAAGCTTATGCCTGTAAATGAACCAATGATTACGGCACTATCTGCCATTCGTGATAATCTGCAGAATTGTATACTAGGCAAATCATTCGAGATCGAGCTTCTATTAACGACGCTACTAGCCGGCGGGCATGTTCTGATTGAGGATGTCCCCGGAACCGGCAAGACACAGCTGATCAAGGCTCTGAGTAAATCAATCAATGGAGAATATCGCAGAATACAGTGCAATCCTGATATTTTGCCTAGTGACATTACGGGCGTCTCCGTGTTCCATCCTCATGAGGAGCGCTTTGTGTTCCGACCAGGTCCGGTTATGACGAACATTTTGCTGGTCGACGAGATTAACCGGGCAACCACGAAGACACAATCGGCATTGTTGGAAGTGATGGAGGAGCGCAGCGTTACCGCAGACGGTGTAACCTATGATCTCCCGCATCCATTTATGCTCTGCGCTACCCAGAATCCGATCGATTTCGAAGGGACCTATCATCTTCCGGAGGCCCAGCTCGATCGCTTCATGATGAAGATTCAGATCGGTTATCCCGATGCAGAGACAGAGAAGAATATGCTGTATTCTCACCAGCAAGGCCAGCCTGTAGATCAATTGAGACCGGTGACGACCATGGAAGAGATCGGGCAAATGCAGCAGCAAATCCGCGCCGTTCATGCGAGCGATATCGTGACCGACTATCTGCTTGAGATCGTACGGCGCACGAGAGAGCATGCGGACGTCCTGCTCGGCGCTTCGCCTCGGGCCTCGATTGCTTTTCTCACTGCGGTGAAGGCATTCGCATTCCTACAAGGTCGCGATTATGTCCTGCCGGATGATATCAAAATTTTAGCTCCCTATGTCCTGGGACATCGGATTTTACTGCGGCCAGAATCCAGACTCGGCAACATGAACGGAAATCAAGTGCTCTTCCAGATCCTACGGCAGACTCAAGTGCCTGTAGCTGTGGGGAGATAACGATGCGGGTCATGATGAGTGCAGTAAAATCAGGTCTTGCTTCCCGCAATTTTTGGAAAGCGGCTTCATTATGGTTCATTTGTTTGTTGTATGTATTGTTTCAGGGCGGAAAGACGTCGTTCATGCTGTTCACAATGATCAATGTGCTGGCCCTGTATTGGTTCATTTGTAGTCTTGCGGGTGTGAAGCAGGTCAGAGCAGAGCGCAGTCTATCACTGAACGGCGAATTAGCGGGGAAGCAGGCTATTCAAGCCGGAAGCCAGGTTGAGGTGAAGCTTAGGTTACAGCTACCCACCTTCATTGTGACTCCTTATTTGGTAGTCAATGAACAGTTACAGCGGCATAACGGCGATTCCTGGAAGTATGAAGATAGCATTGTCCCGCGTGTAGGGAGCCATGCGGAGCTCGTCTACCAGACGCCGCCGCTGGAACGGGGCAAATACAGCTTTCGAGCGACGGAATGCCGCTCTAAGGATATTTTCGGCCTGCTGGAGCACGAAGGAACATTTCAGACGGAAGGGGAGTTCTATGTACTCCCCCGAACGATCTTCATCCCCCGCTGGCCATTATTTAGCCGTAACTCCCGCTATTCTGGGCCGGAGACTACGATACTACAATCGCGTCGCGAGACGACGCAAATAAACGGGGTAAGAGATTATATTTACGGAGACCGAATCTCGAGAATCCACTGGAATGCCACGGCGAAGACAGGCTCCTGGAAATCGAAGGAATTCGAGCGTGAATCGATTCCGAAGACGATGATTATATTGGACGCCCATGCCGCCAATTATGTAGATCGGGAGCGGTTTGAACTGGCTGTGTCGACGGTTGCTTCCTTACTAGAGTTTGGAGGCAGAGAGAGAATTAGCGTGGGACTGTGTATTCTTGGCCGAGAGGTTTGGGGCAGTGCCCCGACGGAGAGTCAGTTCGAGCGCCAGCAAATGCTGCATCAATTAGTAGATATTAGTCCGGAAGGTACCGGTGATTATAAGGCTCAGCTTGAACAGCGCAAGGAACTGTTCCCTGCAGGGGCGTTCTTTATTATAGTAACTCCGCTAGCAGATGAGCTTCTGTTCGATATGCTGCGCTGGGCCAAGAGAAGCCAAATGATACCATTTCATATTCATATCGGCAGCGCTAGGAATGTAGATTCACGTACACGTCCTGGATCCCTATATAACCGTCAGGAAATCGCTGGAATACAGTTATCCTCTCTAACCGATTTGCCTGTATTGTTAGGGGGTGGCTACGGTTGAAGCGTTCCGATGAACCGATTTATTGGTATCGTGTCTTTAAAATGATATGGGTTATCATACTGGGTATGCAGTGGGTTAGCTTCACAGAGCCCATCTGGTTCCAGCAGACAACCGATATTGTGACCTGGACACTGATCATAGTGGCGGCGATTGATCTTCTGCCTATAGCCTCCCTAGTGCGAAATATCGGGAAGTTGCTCTCTGTTGCTATCATTTGTCGGGTAATGCTGATCAAATATGGGATTTATATGCCGTACGGACGTCTCTTCCCCGATCAGATTTTGCAAATGCTCACGGAATTTATTCCATATATCTGGTTCGCCTTGATCACCTGGCTTGTCCTGGAGCTTATATCTAGACTACTGCTCACGCGAAAATATATTTTGCTGTTTCTGGCAGCAGATTTGATCGCTTTTGCAATCTTAGATTCTTTTACACCTTATCGATTATGGCAAAATGTAGCCTGGACGGTATTTGCCGGCCTCGGCTGGCTCGTCTGCCTTCATTTGAGGGATTACCAGTTATCTTACCCCCATGGCTGGCGCAGGCTGCAGCAGTATCCATTCGAGATTATCTTCAATATTTTGCTTATTTTCGCTGGGGTACTGTTGATCGGGACGAGCGTACCTTCCGTGTCTCCTATACTTACCGACCCTTATACGGCTTGGAAGGGGAGAAGCGGAGGACAGGGGAGCGGCGGCGAGGTACAGTCTGCTATATCAAGTGCGATTACGAACAAGGACCCAGACGCACAGGAAGTTCTCTCCGGCTACAGTCGAGATGATACCGAGCTTGGCGGAGGCTTCGAATTCAATTACAGTCCGGTGATGTCGATAGACTCGCCGCTGCGCACTTATTGGCGCGGTGAGACGAGACATATCTATACCGGAAAAGGCTGGGCTGACTTTGATAAGGAGAAGCGGGATTATAAAGTCTTTCGCGGAATGACTACCCCTGTGGGCCTGACCCATGAGCAGGCTGGAAATATTGAAATGAGGGAAGTGGAGCAGACCATTACGATGGAGTCTAACGAAGCTTATCCGGTTCTGTTCGGGGGTTACTTCATTACCAAGGTGTCTTTGCTGGACGAGGACCGTGGCGGAAATCCTAAGCTAAGCTGGGCCGCACAGGAGGGGGAACTGCGCTGGGGCGGAGGCTTCCGAGGCTCACAGCCGGACTATCCGGCTAAATATAAGGTGACATCGGAAATTCCTGTCATTCCATTGACTGAACTCCGCGGAGCCAGCTATAAGCATTTATATGAGGCTCCTATCGACGAAGCGTACTTGCAGGTTCCATCTTCATTGTCTGGGCGGGTTAAGGATTTGGCGGAAGAGATTACTGCGGATGCGGATACTCCGTACAAGAAAATGGAGCTTCTCCAGGAATATTTGCGGGTTAACTATGAGTACACGAATAAACCCGATATTTCACTGCGTCGGAGCAAGGATTTCGTGGATAGCTTCTTATTTGAAATAAAGGAAGGCTACTGCGACTATTTTTCGACCGCGATGGTCATGATGGCGCGCTCGCAAGGAATTCCGGCTCGCTGGGTGAAAGGGTATGGCCCGGGGAGCCAGCCGGATACCGAGGATATGAGGGGGAGACCGGCTCTAGTGACATCAACAGCGTACCAGGTGAACAATTCTGATTCCCATTCCTGGGCTGAATTGTACTTCGGAGAATACGGCTGGATTCCGTTTGAAGCTACGCCGGGCTTTACGGCTCCGTTGTTATATGCGGATGAGTCGCCGGAGGAAGTTGCAATGGATGAACCGGAGTCACAGGAGACTGTTCAGGACAACGCTGTTGAGGAGGAGACCTCCTGGTTATCTGCCAACACCACAGCGATACGCTATGTATCAGGGAGTATTATATTGCTTGCGCTCATCTGGCTTCTGTATCAATTACGAGAGCGTATCTATTATGGCTTCGTTCGCCTGCGCCTCGGTAGGTCGCTGACCTATGCAGATAAGATCGCTTATGGAACTTTGCGCACTGTAAAGAAGCTGCAGCGGCAAGGGTTTGAACGTCATGGACATGAGACAGTTCGCGAAGCATTCGAACGGATCAGGGAGGAGCAGCCAGAGCTCTCGGTGATTCTCGACCATTTGTTACAGAAATATGAAAGTGCTATTTACAGTCCAAATACGGCCACGAATGAGGATTGGCTCAGTGTCCAACAGCTGTGTCACAGGCTGTCCCGCATCAATCTTGACAAAAAATAAACATCCGTCACATGTTTGCATTAGACTTGTCCTTGGACGCTTGCGCCGGGGACATTTTCTTTTTTAAAATATAAGGTAGTAGGGGAAAGATTATGGTATAGTGTGTCGTATGAAACCGAGGTGAACTAATTGTTTGAGAAGTTTTTGCCTGATTTGCGGGTAGACAGTGTGTTTGACATCGATTTGGATAAGCTATATGCCGATGGGTACCGCGGGATTATTACCGATTTGGATAATACCCTCGTAGGAGCGAAGGTGCCTTCGGCGACCCCAGAGTTGACCGAGTGGTTTGAGAAGGTGAAGCAGGCTGGGTTGAAGCTGGTGATTGTGTCGAACAACAATTTTGACAGGGTGTCCGTATTCGCATCCCCTTTAAATATTGAATTCGTGCATAAGGCGAGAAAACCGTTCGGGACGCCGTTCCACAGAGCGATGCAAATAATGGGACTGGCTCCGGAGCAGACGATCGTGGTCGGGGACCAACTCATGACGGATGTATTCGGGGGGAACCGACAGGGATTATATACTGTGCTGGTGCTGCCGATTTCTATAGCCGATGAAGGTCTCGGTACTCGGATTAACCGTAGAATGGAACGCATCGTGAGACGACGTCTAGGCAAGACGGGATTATGGCTTGAGGAGGACAAGAGAAAATGACAGAAGCCCAGGTAAGAGAAGACGCTCTTCATTGCAGCGGCTGCGGAGTGAAGCTGCAGGGTGAAGATTCGTCCAAACCGGGATATATTCCGACACAAGCGCTGGAGAGAGAGCCAATCATATGCCAGCGCTGTTTTCGGATTAAGAACTATAATGAAGCATCATCCGTTACAGTAGAACAGAGCGAATTCTTAAGACTGCTCGGTCAAATCGCCGAGAAGAAGGCGCTCGTGGTTCATATCGTCGATTTATTTGATTTTCAAGGGAGCGTTATTTCCGGTCTGCAGCGGTTCATCGGCAACAATCCGGTACTGCTGGCTGTGAACAAGACCGACCTGCTGCCGAAAGTGTCGAATTGGAACAAGATCCGCAACTGGGTGCAGAAGGAAGCTAAGGATATGGGGCTGAAAATAGAGGATGTCATCCTCTGCAGCGCCAAGCAGAACAGCGGCTTTGATCGTCTTCTTGATGCTGTAGTGCGGCATCGAGGCAATCGTGACGTATATGTCGTCGGGGCGACCAATGTAGGCAAATCTACGCTGATCAATCGCCTGATCCGCGAATATAGCGACTTGGATCAGGAATTGACCGTATCCCGGTATCCTGGAACAACGCTCGACATGGTGCATATTCCGCTTGATGATGGTGGAGCGATTATTGATACGCCAGGGATTGTGTACCCTTCAAGATATAGTGAACTGGTGAGTGCGCAGGATCTTGGCATCATTATGCCAGACAAGTCGCTTAAACCTGCTGTATATCAATTGAATGAAGGTCAGACGATCTTCTTCAGCGGCTTCGGCCGTTTCGATTTCATTCAGGGGGAACGCCAATCGTTCACCTGCTTCAACAGCTCGCGGATTAAGCTGCACCGGACGAAGCTGGAGCGGGCGGATGAGTTGTTCGCAGATCATGCCGGCGAATTGCTGGCACCGCCAAGCCGCGACAATCTGGAGAAGCTGCCGGAATGGACGAGACATGAGTTCAAAATTGCCAAGGGTCAGAAGGTTGATGTCTTCATCTCTGGTCTGGGCTGGGTTAAGGTGAATAACGACATGGGAGCGGTCATCGCAGTGCATGTGCCAAAAGGGATCAAGGTCATGCTGCGGCCATCGCTGATCTAAGTCGGTGATAGGGCACCACATCCATAGTTGGATTTCACACGTCTGGTTAAATTGATTGAGGAGGGGACATCATGGAGGAGACGAATCTGATACGGGAAAATAACGGTTTGCCACTATTACTGGGCGTAATGGGCGACCCGATACTCCATTCCAAATCTCCAGCGATGCATATGGCGGCTCTACAGGCAACTGGCTTGCAGGGCTCCTATCTGCCGTTTCATGTGAAACGGGGCGATCTGCGCCATGCCATTCAGGGGATTAGGGCGCTCGGCTTCCGCGGCGTGAATGTGACTGTCCCACACAAAGTAGAGGTTATGGAATATCTTGATGAGATTGATGAAGGGGCGCGCTATATCGGCGCGGTCAATACCATTGTCAATGATGAAGGCCGGCTGAAGGGCTATAATACGGATGGGATCGGCTATATTCGCTCACTGAAG
The window above is part of the Paenibacillus lutimineralis genome. Proteins encoded here:
- the yqeK gene encoding bis(5'-nucleosyl)-tetraphosphatase (symmetrical) YqeK; the protein is MNSIFDEFMLNISMTGDVETDFYHFLIVNGHPKTAEHCLKVGEKAEQLAKIYGVDPYKAKMAGYLHDVSAIFPNSERIDVAKALGLEILKEEEIFPMIIHQKISGVMATEIFNVHDDEIISAITCHTTLKSNASKIDKVLFVADKIEWDQDGTPPYIKRIEHSLKESIDAASYAYIKYLFDNKSNLKVVHPFLESAYKELKEQFKE
- a CDS encoding M42 family metallopeptidase; translation: MDTKTLELFKQLTEFPSAPGFERELRAFVKEKMSAYTTEFLQDRLGSIFGVLRGDDNGPKVMVAGHLDEVGFMTTGISDHGMVSFQPLGGWWSQAVLAQRLHIITPQGRIIGVVGSTPTHLLSEADRSKPVDLKTMYLDIGADSREQAEAAGVRPGQQIVPICEFTPMVNPKKIMAKAWDNRYGVGLAIELMEALHKEKLPNTLYCGTTVQEELGLRGARTSANMIQPDIFFGLDASAANDTTGDKKAFGQLGGGALLRIYDPTMLTHRGMVEYIQDTADTNKIKYQYFVSPGGTDAGQVHLSGSGVPSTVIGICSRYIHTSSSIIHTDDYAAAKELLTKLVKGLDRTTLNTILENS
- the spoVAC gene encoding stage V sporulation protein AC translates to MPTKTKSGARFRLNSISLTEEDYKQIADSHKPKTNIFKNCLKAFLVGGFICFIGQCIQQLFMTFAGMSAKQASSPTVAVLIIISVILTSLGVYDKIAQWAGAGSAVPVTGFANSMCSSAIESKAEGLVLGVGANMFKLAGSVIVFGVVAAFIVGIVHVIFGIGGTH
- the spoVAD gene encoding stage V sporulation protein AD, whose protein sequence is MLTGAQTWEFRSKPTIIGAATVVGPEEGDGPLSSSFDFIYDNLEIDEKTWEKAERKLLQHASSLALMHAGITKEQLQFFIGGDLMNQIISATFAARDIAAPYLGVFGACSTSMESLAIAAMIVDAGGAKYAMAGTASHNCTVEKQFRYPTEYGSQKPATAQYTITGSGCAVVSSSGTGPRITHATIGRIQDMGIKDPFNMGAAMAPAAADTIVTHFRDTGRGPEDYDLIVTGDLASVGHAIVKDVLSKDGLSMDKTEFNDCGLMIFDRDRQNFVMAGGSGCGCSAVVTYGHIMKKMRQRELNRVLVVATGALLSPLSYQQGESIPCIAHAVALEREAGSA
- the spoVAE gene encoding stage V sporulation protein AE, which codes for MIFLWAFIIGGLFCVVGQIMFDVFKLTPAHTMSALVVIGAVMDAFGLYDPLVKFAGAGASVPITSFGNSLVHGALSELQRDGWIGVITGIFEVTSAGISAAIIFSFLAALVVRPKG
- a CDS encoding GNAT family N-acetyltransferase, which translates into the protein MIYLETSRLLLRDWEENDLVPFSRLNADEQVMKYFPKTLSTEETNGFYQSIIAELKECGFGFYAVEVKENKDFIGFIGFHRATFESDFTPCIEIGWRLKKEAWGKGYATEGAAACLQYGFNNLGFNDVYSFTADVNTPSKNVMIKIGMSFIKMFHHPKVEKDSPLNKHVLFHISKNN
- a CDS encoding AAA family ATPase; this translates as MPVNEPMITALSAIRDNLQNCILGKSFEIELLLTTLLAGGHVLIEDVPGTGKTQLIKALSKSINGEYRRIQCNPDILPSDITGVSVFHPHEERFVFRPGPVMTNILLVDEINRATTKTQSALLEVMEERSVTADGVTYDLPHPFMLCATQNPIDFEGTYHLPEAQLDRFMMKIQIGYPDAETEKNMLYSHQQGQPVDQLRPVTTMEEIGQMQQQIRAVHASDIVTDYLLEIVRRTREHADVLLGASPRASIAFLTAVKAFAFLQGRDYVLPDDIKILAPYVLGHRILLRPESRLGNMNGNQVLFQILRQTQVPVAVGR
- a CDS encoding DUF58 domain-containing protein — protein: MMSAVKSGLASRNFWKAASLWFICLLYVLFQGGKTSFMLFTMINVLALYWFICSLAGVKQVRAERSLSLNGELAGKQAIQAGSQVEVKLRLQLPTFIVTPYLVVNEQLQRHNGDSWKYEDSIVPRVGSHAELVYQTPPLERGKYSFRATECRSKDIFGLLEHEGTFQTEGEFYVLPRTIFIPRWPLFSRNSRYSGPETTILQSRRETTQINGVRDYIYGDRISRIHWNATAKTGSWKSKEFERESIPKTMIILDAHAANYVDRERFELAVSTVASLLEFGGRERISVGLCILGREVWGSAPTESQFERQQMLHQLVDISPEGTGDYKAQLEQRKELFPAGAFFIIVTPLADELLFDMLRWAKRSQMIPFHIHIGSARNVDSRTRPGSLYNRQEIAGIQLSSLTDLPVLLGGGYG